From the Malaclemys terrapin pileata isolate rMalTer1 chromosome 13, rMalTer1.hap1, whole genome shotgun sequence genome, one window contains:
- the LOC128847207 gene encoding olfactory receptor 11A1-like, with translation MTNPEQRNQTSITEFIFLGFGTLPDLQILLLFLLFLLIYIATMAGNILIMALVVTDGHLHTPMYFFLGNLSCLETCYTSTILPSMLASLLTEKRTISFSGCLTQYFFFGSMIATECLLLSVMSYDRYLAICNPMHYATRMSGRFYLQLAGGSWTGGFLCSGIITLSISQLTFCGSNDIDHFFCDLIPLVNLSCNDPQMMEMLALTLCLIFLVVPFLLTLMSYIYIIVTILRIPSTTGRQKAFSTCSSHLIVVTIYYGTLLIAYMFPTTNTLRDFKKVLSVVYTVLTPLVNPLIYSLRNKEVKEALRKASRKFVFGRC, from the coding sequence ATGACGAACCCAGAACAGAGAAATCAAACGTCCATCACAGAATTCATCTTCCTGGGATTTGGGACTCTTCCTGATCTGCAAATCCTTCTTCTTTTCCTGCTGTTTCTCTTGATCTACATTGCAACCATGGCTGGGAACATCCTCATCATGGCGCTAGTTGTGACTGATGgtcaccttcacacccccatgtacttcttcctggggaacttgtcctgcttggagacctgctacacctcgaCCATCCTGCCCAGTatgctggccagtctcctgactgaGAAAAGAACCATTTCATTTAGTGGGTGTCTcacacaatattttttctttggtTCTATGATTGCCACAGAATGCCTTCTCTTATCagtgatgtcttatgatcggtatttagcgatATGCAATCCAATGCACTATGCAACCCGTATGAGTGGCAGGTTTTATCTCCAGCTTGCAGGTGGCTCTTGGACAGGTGGCTTCCTATGTAGTGGCATAATAACATTGTCGATATCCCAGTTAACTTTCTGTGGCTCCAATGATATTGACCATTTCTTTTGCGATCTTATCCCCCTAGTAAATCTCTCCTGCAATGATCCTCAGATGATGGAAATGTTGGCTTTAACACTATGCTTGATTTTCTTAGTGGTCCCATTCCTACTTACCTTGATGTCCTACATCTACATCATTGTGACCATCCTAAGAATTCCTTCCACCACtgggaggcaaaaggccttttccacctgctcctcccacctcattgtgGTGACCATTTATTATGGAACTCTACTAATTGCCTATATGTTCCCAACAACCAACACACTGAGAGATTTCAAGAAAGTTCTCTCTGTCGTTTACACTGTCCTGACTCCCCTGGTCAATCCTCTCATCTatagcctgagaaacaaagaggtcaAAGAAGCTCTGAGGAAAGCTAGCAGGAAGTTTGTGTTTGGACGATGCTAA